TTCGAGGATCGAGGTAATGCGGCCCACCGGCCCTTGCCAGGAAGCATCCGGCTCGTCAACGATGATGCTCAGGTTGATGTCAAACTGGCGCCACATGTCGTATTGATAGGTAAAAAGCAGCTCCGAGGGATTGCGGGCGCCGTAAATAACATCGATCCTGCCGTAATGACTGCGGTTTTCCAGGACGGCAAAAAGCGGTGCCCGCAGGGGCACAAGGCCGAGACCGCCGGCGATCAGCAGGATATCATGGCCGTGCATCTGTTCCAGGGGAAAGCAGGTACCGAAAGGGCCGCTGATCCCCACCCTGGTGCCGCGGGGAACCAGGGTGAGAAAATCGGTGAGGTTGCCGACGTTTCTGATGCACAGCTCGATATCGCCGTGGCGGATGGGCGAGGAAGAGATGGAAAAGGGGGCTTCGCCGATACCGGGCAGTTCGAGCATGACAAACTGTCCCGGCTTGAAGGAAAACCTGCTCCGCTCTTCCGGATCAACGATCTGGATCTGATACAGTTTTTCGCTTTTGGTCAACGGATAAACATTGGTGATTTCCGCCTGGTAGCTGTACTCGAAGCTGGTCAGGTCTTCCCGGCGGAAATAATTTTTCTTGCCGGCAAGCACGTCGACAAAGGGCAGTCTATCCATGATGTTCTCCATTGCCGCGCACGCTGGCGATTACCTCGGGCACCGTGATGCCGGCCAGGCACGACTCGCCGCAGCGGCCGCAGCCGACGCAGAGGGATTCCTCAAAGGCCTCCACGAATCCCCGGTGTTTGTGGTAGTAACGGTACTTCAGCCGGACATAGCTTTCCGGCCGGAAATTGTGGCCGCCCGCCACTTCGGCGAAATCAATCAGGTTGCAGGAGTGGAGATGCCTGGTCTTGACGGCACCCACCAGATCAAGATCGACGTTTTCTTCAATGCCGTAACAATAGCAGGTGGGGCAGACGCCGGCGCAGGTTCCGCAGGAAAGACATTTGTCGCCCCATTCTTTCCAGACGTCGGCCTGGAATTCCAGATCCAGGATCTTGGTCAGGTCGGTGGTGTCCACCCGGCAGGTGAAACGGCGGATCTTTTCCTGATGCACCTCAAGGAAGCGCTGGTGGTCGTTTTTTTTCGGCTCCCGGCCCGACAGGGCCTTCATGCACTCAAAGGCCCGGGCGGAGAGGATCTCGGCAAAATAGTCGTCACCCAGGTCGGTGAGGAACATGTCAAAGCCGTGCAGGGCGCTGTCCGTACCCATGGAACGGCAGAAGCAGAAGGGCTGGGGGGTGGTGCAGTGGATACCGATAATGAACATGTTTTTTCGTTTTGCCGTATAAAAAGGGTCCGGATAGAGATTGCCGGACAAGACCTTGTCCAGCTTGTTCAAGGCGTTGATGTCGCAGGCGTGCAGACCGAAATAGACAATCGGTTTGTAGGCGTTGAGGTCGATGTTTTTCCGCCAGCGGTCATGCTGCAGGGTGAAGGTGCAGAGGTTTTCCGTGGGAGGAAGCACGAACCGCTTGAGTGAATGGATGGTGGCGGGAAAATCGAGGCGTAATTCCTTGAAATCATAGATGAAATCAAAATCAAAGAGGGTGTTGCCGTTTTTGTCGGTACCCTTTTCCCGTGGTCCCACCACATGGTTGACGGCAAGGATATCGTACAGATTTTCCAGCTCATTTTTGGCAAAAACCCTGAAAATCATGCTTTTTCCCCCACGCGCAAAAAATTGGAAAACACCATAAAAAAAGTATGTTCATACCACATGACAAATGTCCAGTGGTTATTTTCTGAAAAAATTGCTAATGAGGAATGAATGTCTGGGCGGAACGTGACGACGATCAGAATGATGTTTCTCAGCAAACAAGGTGGAAACCATATGGAAAAATTAAGCAGATTGCGGAATTTGCTCACGAGACGAAAAATCGATGCACTGCTGGTCAGCCAGCCGGAGAACAGGCGATATCTCAGCGGCTACAGTACAACCGACAGCTCCATTGCCGAGTCAAGCGGCGTGCTCCTGGTGCCGCGACGGGGCACGCCGTTTCTGTTTACGGATTCGCGTTTTGAACTGCATGCCCGGGGAGAGGCAATTGGATTTGAGGTTGTTCTCTATTCAAAAGGATTGCTTGGCCTGCTCAAAAAAATGCTGCCGGATCTCGGCATCAAGCGGCTTGGTTTTGAGAGCCATGCCGTGCTCTATTCCAGCGCAAGCAAATTGCTTGATATGACAGGCAGGATGGGGATCGAGGCACTGCCCGTCGTCGGCCTGGTGGAAAAAATGCGGGTGCGCAAAACAAGGGAAGAAATCGATAAAATAGAAAAATCGGTGCAGCTGAATGAAGCGGTTTTCCAGGAAGTTTTTGCCACGCTGCGCGCAGGACAAACGGAGCGGGAGGTCGCCATGCGGTTGGAAAACGCCATGCGCGCCAACGGGGCGGAACGACCGAGTTTCGAGACGATAGTGGCCGGCGGTCCCAACGGCGCCCTGCCCCATGCCGTGCCCGGTCCCCGCCCCCTGCGGCAAGGAGAGCCGATCGTCATTGACATGGGACTGATCCTGGATGGCTACTGTTCCGATATGACTCGCACCGTGGTGCTGGGAACCCCGGACGAAAAGACGGTGGCGCTGTTTCGCATCGTGCGGCAGGCCCAGCTTGCCGCGACCAGTGCCATACGGGCCGGGATAACCGGCAAGGAGGCGGATCGGGCGGCGCGGGATGTCATCCGCCGGGCAGGCCTGGGGGAGAATTTCGGCCACGGACTGGGCCACGGAGTCGGTCTTGCCGTGCACGAGGCGCCGTCGCTGAACCGGCGAAACGGCAGAAAACTGCACACCGGCATGATCATCACCATTGAACCGGGGGTCTATCTGCCCGGCTGGGGCGGCATCCGTCTGGAAAACATGGGGGTGGTGGAGGATGACGGCTGCCGGGTCCTCAACCGCGATACCACCATGCTCGATTTGTGAGGGTTGAACTTTCTTTCCGCCATTGACGAAAAGTAAAACAATGCGGTAGGGTGGACCATGCGGGAAATATAAAGGACGCTTCGCTCCCGGCGCGCGTCAAAGCAGGGTGCGGAGCGGCGGCGGAAAACGTCGACAAGGTGACGTCCCGACCTCTTGCCCAGCCTCCATGGAGAATGAGTATGTTCCGGAAACTGCTGCTGTTTTTTTTGCTGGCGTTTTTTTTCGGGACCTCCATCGCCTGCCGTCAGGAAGCGGAACCCCGGGGGCCGCAATTCGGTACAAAGCCGCAATCCACGAAACTGCCGGTTTATCATTTCACGGTGCATCCCCTCCATAATCCGGCCAAACTCATCCAGGCGTATCAGCCGCTGATGGACCATCTGAACGGTCGTCTGCATGGCATGCGCCTTGATCTTGAAACCTCGCGGGATTACGCCGAATTCGAAGAAAAATACCGAACCCGCAAACCCGAATTTCTCCTTCCCAATCCCTGGCAGACCCTGCAGGCCATGAAAGCCGGCTACCGCGTCATCGCCATGGCCGGAGAGCCCCATGATTTCAAGGGAATCTTCGTGGTCCGCCGGGACAGCGGTCTGACCAGACCAGCCGATCTGAAGGGCAAGGCGGTGAGCTATCCCTCGCCCACCGCCCTGGCTGCCTGCATCATGCCCCAGTACTTTCTCCACCGCCATGGCCTTCACGTCACGGTCGACATTGACAATCGGTACGTCGGCTCCCAGGAGTCGTCCATCATGAATGTCTATCTCGGGCTGAGCGCCGCCGGCGCGACCTGGCCGCCGCCCTGGCGGGCATTCCAAAAGGAACATCCGCACGAGGCCGCGGAATTGCAGCCTGTCTGGGAAACGGAATCACTGGTCAACAATTCGGTCATGGTGCGCAACGACATCCCGTTCCAGGTTGGGGAAGACCTCCGCGTCCTTCTTCTTGAACTTGACGAAACCGAAGAGGGAAAGGCGATCCTGGCCGGCATGGAAACGACTCGATTTCTGGCCGCCGCGGACCGGGATTACGACGTGGTGGCCCGTTTCGTTTCCCTTTTTGAAAGAGAAGTCCGGCCGGTGGAGAAACGATGATGCGGAGATTGTTTGCCTTTCTGTTCAACACGCTCCGCGGACGGCTCATTGTCGGGGTGGCGGCAGTGCATGCCGTCATGATGGCCCTTTTCATCGTCGACCTCACGGCGCGTCAGCGCAGCATGCTCCTGGAGCAGCAGATCAAGGAGGCCACCGTCTTGTCCCATACCCTGGCCGTTTCCGCCGCCGGCTGGCTTGCCTCCGCCGACATCGCCGGTCTGCAGGAGATTGTCGAGGCCCAGCTCCGGTATCCGGAAATTCTCTTCGTTATTCTGGCGGATGAAGAAGGTCGTGTGCTGGCCTGCAATGACAGGTCCCGACAGGGACTTTATCTGCAGGATCTGCCCCGGGAAATCCGCCAGACGGTGATTGCCGGGGTCCCGGCCCTGGTTGATGTCGCCACTCCTGCCCTGGTGGCGGACCGCCATGTCGGTTGGGTTCGGGTCGGCATCGGTCAGAAGGCGGCGGGCCGCAAACTTGCGGCAATCGTCCGCAGCGGAATTTTTTATGCCCTGACGGCAATTTGTATCGGATCGCTCATTGCCTGGTTCATGGGGCTGCGCCTCACCCGCAGGCTTTATGCCGTGCAGGAGACAATCGCCGCGGTGCGCGGGGGAAACCGCCTGGCCCGCACCACCCTTGCCGGCAGCGACGAGGCGGCGGTCATGGCGCGTGAATTCAATCACATGCTGGATGTGATCGCGGAAAAGGAAGCCGCATTACGGGAAAAAACGGAGGAACTCGATCATTACTTCACCGATGCCCTGGATCTCTTGTGCATTGCCGACATTGACGGCCGTTTTCTCCGTTTGAACCCCGCGTGGGAGGAAACTCTCGGTATTCCCGTGGCCGAACTCGAAGGGCGGCTTTTGCTTGATTTTGTCCATGCCGATGACCTGGAGCCGACCCTACAGGCGCTTGCCGAGCTTGCCGGGCAAAAGGAGGTATTGAACTTCATCAACCGCTACCGCCACAGGAACGGTGCGTACCGCTGGATGGAATGGCGGGCATTTCCGTCGGGCCGGCGCATTTATGCGGTGGCGCGGGACATCACCGCCCGCCGGCGGGCCGAGGAGGAGCTGCGCAATCTGAACCGCGAACTGCAGGCCATCAGCAACTGCAACCAGATCCTCATGCGGGCCGAGGATGAACAGCAGCTGCTTAACGATATCTGCCGTATTATCTGCGAGGAAGCCGGCTACACCATGGCCTGGGTCGGCTATGCCGAGGACGATGAAGCGAAAACCATCCGCCCCGTTGCCCGGGCCGGCGCTGAAGCAGGCTATCTCGACGAGACGATCTTCTCCTGGGCCGACACGGAGCAGGGGCGCGGCCCCAGCGGAACAGCAATACGCGAGGGGACAATCATCCATGTGCAGGAGATGGCAACCGACCCCCGCATGGCTGTGTGGCGGGCGAGTGCCTTACGGCGCGGTTATCACTCCAGTATCGCCGTGCCGCTTAGAAATGAGGAGGAAAAGGTTTTCGGGGTTTTGAATATATATGCCGCGACGTCCGGCGCCTTCCGGTCGCAAGAGATACGGTTGCTGGAAGAACTGGCCGGCGATCTGGCCTTCGGCATCGGCGTGCTGCGCGCCCGTATCGCCCGGAAAGAGGCGGAACAGCGGATTGCCCTCCTGGGCTTTGCCCTGGACAGCGTGCATGAGGCGGCCTTTCTCATCGATGCACAGGCACGCTTCCACTATGTCAATGAAGAGTCGTGTCGTATCCTGGAATATCGCCGTGACGAGCTGCTTCGCCTGGGCGTTTCCGAGGTTGACCCGGATTTTCCGGCGGCGCGCTGGCAGAACCACTGGCAGGAGCTGAAAACCCGGGGCTCGTTTACCTTTGAAGGCCGCCATCAGGCGCGGGATGGGCGGATTTTTCCCGTTGAGGTCAATGCCAATTATTTTGAATATGACGGCCGGGCCTACAACCTGGCCCTGGTGCGGGAAATCAGCGCGCGCAAACAGGCGGAGCAGGAACGGCTGGACCATCTTCGTTTTTTTGAAAGCATGGACCGGATCACCCGCATTCTGCAGGGGACAAACGATCTTGAACGGATGCTGGGCGACGTGCTCGATACGGCGCTGGATCTCTTTGACTGTGACCGGGCCTGGCTGCTGCATCCGTGTGACCCGGAAGCGCCTTCCCTGCGCGTCGTCATGGAACAGACCCGGCCCAGGTACCCGGGCGCCCTGGGCCTTGCCGCCGATATCCCCATGGAACCGGACATGGCGGATGCGTTGCGGATGGCCCTGGCCGCCCCCGGGCCGATCTGTTTCGGTGCGGGGGCGGAGTATCCGATGCCGGGCCGCGGCACCGAACGTTTCGGCATCCAAGCCGCCATCCACCTGGCAGTGCAACCGAAATTCGGTGCGCCTTGGATGTTCGGGCTTCACCAGTGCTCCCGCCCGCGCATCTGGACCGCGGGAGAGAGGCAGCTCTTCCATGAGATCGGCAACAGACTGACCGACAGCCTGACCAGCCTGCTCGCTTACCGCAATCTGCAAGACAGCGAGAACAAACTGGCCGAGGCCCAGCGTATCGCCCATATCGGCAGCTGGGAACTCGATTTGCCCGCAAACCGCCTTGTCTGGTCGGATGAGCTGTTCCGTATCTTCGAGATCGACCGGAACCGCTTTGCCGCCTCCTACGAGGCCTTCCTGCAAGTCGTCCACCCCGATGATCGTGATGCGGTGAACCAGGCCTACAGAACATCGGTGGCGCACCGCACCCCCTATTCCATCGAACATCGCCTGCTGCTTGCCGACGGCCGGGTGAAATATGTCCATGAGCGATGTGAAACCTATTGCGACGGAGAAGGCAAACCCCTGCGTTCCGTCGGCACAGCGCAGGACATCACCGAACGAAAGCAGGCGGAGGCCTTGCTTCGGCAAAGTGAAGAGTTCACCCGCATTGTGCTCGACACGGTGGATGAGGGGTTTATCGTGGTCAGTCGGGATTACCGGATTCTTTCCGCCAATAAGGCATTCTGCGCGATGGTGCGGGCATCCGAGGACGAGGTGATCGGTCGGCAGTGCCATACGGTTGTCCCCTGGGTCGATCAGCCCTGTTTTGAGACGGGGGAGGAGTGCCCGGTGAAGAGGGCCTTTGCCGCCGGTACGCCGCATTTTGCCACGCATGAGCATGCCAATGCTGACGGAACAAAGCAGTTTGTCGACTTGAAATCCTTCCCGGTCTTTGACGAGGCCGGGCAAGTGGTGTCGGTCATTGAAACCTTCAACGACGTGACGGAAAAACGAAAGCTGGAAGAACAGTTTCGCCAGGCCCAGAAAATGGAGGCGGTGGGCCGTCTGGCCGGCGGGGTAGCCCACGATTTCAATAACATGGTGGGGGTGATCATGGGACATGCGGAACTGTCCCTGTTGCAGATCGATCCGGCGCACCCGCTGCACGCCAATCTACGGATGATCCTCAAGGCCGCCGGTCGTTCCGCCGGCCTGACTCGGCAATTGCTGGCCTTTGCCCGCAAGCAGACCGTGGCCCCTCGGATTCTTGACCTGAACGCGACCATGGAGGGGATGCTCAAAATCCTGCGCCGCCTCATCGGCGAGGATGTCAATCTCGCCTGGCTGCCGGGCAAGGCGCTCTGGCCGGTGCGGATTGATCCCTCCCAGATCGACCAGATTCTGGCAAACCTCTGCGTCAATGCCCGTGATGCCATTGGCGGCGTCGGGAAAATAACCATCGAAACGAACAATGCGATCATTGACGAGGCGTCGTGCTCCGACCATCCGGACGCGCAACCCGGCCAGTATGTGCTGCTGGCGGTGAGTGACAACGGTTGCGGCATGGACCGGCAAACCATCGACAAAATTTTTGAACCGTTTTTTACCACCAAGGAGCTGGGTAAGGGCACGGGCCTTGGACTGGCCACGGTCTATGGCATCGTCAAACAGAATAACGGCTTCATCTCCGTCGTGAGCCGGCCCGGGCAGGGTTCAACCTTCAAGATTTATCTGCCCCGTCACGCCGGGGCGGGAGAGATACGGGAAGAAATCGTTCCACTGCCGGTGGCGAAGGGGCATGAAACCATCCTGCTGGCCGAGGATGAGGCGGAAATTCTCGAGATGGTGCAAAAGGTGCTTGAAAGCCTCGGCTATCAGGTGCTGGTTGCGGCAACCCCGGGTGAAGCTCTCCGTATCGCCGGGGAACACCAGGGGGAAATCCACCTGCTCATGACCGACGTGGTCATGCCCGAGATGAACGGCCGGGAACTGGCGCAGAATCTTATGGCTCTCCGGCCGGGAGTCAGATGCCTGTTCATGTCCGGCTATACGGGAGACGTCATCCTGCATCACGGCGTGGCGGACGAAGGGGCGCATTTCATCCAGAAACCGTTTTCAATCCAGGCCTTGGGCACCAAGGTGCGTGAGGTGCTGGACAGGACGAACGGGACATGACAGAGCAG
This region of Desulfobulbaceae bacterium DB1 genomic DNA includes:
- a CDS encoding oxidoreductase, producing MTSFEYSYQAEITNVYPLTKSEKLYQIQIVDPEERSRFSFKPGQFVMLELPGIGEAPFSISSSPIRHGDIELCIRNVGNLTDFLTLVPRGTRVGISGPFGTCFPLEQMHGHDILLIAGGLGLVPLRAPLFAVLENRSHYGRIDVIYGARNPSELLFTYQYDMWRQFDINLSIIVDEPDASWQGPVGRITSILEKRIATTPNLSKNSYAIVCGPPVMFKFVCDMLIGAQLPMQKIFVSLERRMHCGRGKCCRCNIGSTYTCIEGPVFDYWSVMNLKEAI
- a CDS encoding peptidase M24 produces the protein MMFLSKQGGNHMEKLSRLRNLLTRRKIDALLVSQPENRRYLSGYSTTDSSIAESSGVLLVPRRGTPFLFTDSRFELHARGEAIGFEVVLYSKGLLGLLKKMLPDLGIKRLGFESHAVLYSSASKLLDMTGRMGIEALPVVGLVEKMRVRKTREEIDKIEKSVQLNEAVFQEVFATLRAGQTEREVAMRLENAMRANGAERPSFETIVAGGPNGALPHAVPGPRPLRQGEPIVIDMGLILDGYCSDMTRTVVLGTPDEKTVALFRIVRQAQLAATSAIRAGITGKEADRAARDVIRRAGLGENFGHGLGHGVGLAVHEAPSLNRRNGRKLHTGMIITIEPGVYLPGWGGIRLENMGVVEDDGCRVLNRDTTMLDL
- a CDS encoding phosphonate ABC transporter substrate-binding protein, producing the protein MFRKLLLFFLLAFFFGTSIACRQEAEPRGPQFGTKPQSTKLPVYHFTVHPLHNPAKLIQAYQPLMDHLNGRLHGMRLDLETSRDYAEFEEKYRTRKPEFLLPNPWQTLQAMKAGYRVIAMAGEPHDFKGIFVVRRDSGLTRPADLKGKAVSYPSPTALAACIMPQYFLHRHGLHVTVDIDNRYVGSQESSIMNVYLGLSAAGATWPPPWRAFQKEHPHEAAELQPVWETESLVNNSVMVRNDIPFQVGEDLRVLLLELDETEEGKAILAGMETTRFLAAADRDYDVVARFVSLFEREVRPVEKR